Proteins from one Legionella adelaidensis genomic window:
- a CDS encoding electron transfer flavoprotein-ubiquinone oxidoreductase translates to MEQETMEYDVIIVGAGPSGLSAAIKLKQLAIQNNKTISVCILEKGAQVGSHILSGAVLEPKTLKALLPDKWEQAPLDTPVSEDRFYYLTKKRAFRLPTPRLMRNKANNYIISLEELCQFLAKEAESLGCEIYPGFPASQILYNDEGKVIGVATGDVGRDKEKNPKSNFQPGMRLLAKQTLLAEGCRGQLSQNLMHRFNLRKNVNPQTYGIGIKEIWTIPPEQHQLGKVIHTFGWPLDHSTYGGSFVYFFSKNRVSIGYVVGLDYKNPWLNPFDETQRFKTHPFIRKILQGGERIEYGARAINEGGWQSLPKLTFPGGALIGDAAGFLNVPKIKGIHMVMQSGILAAESCFESLSKDNDNVIEIINYPSAVKNNWLGEELYSVRNIRPGFRYGLTFGLLNAAFETYISFGKSPWTLKNHADHSTLQLAEKAKKIEYPKPDNVLTFDRLSSVYLSNTFHEEDQPCHLKLRDPKLAIEVNYKKFASPETRYCPAAVYEIVYVDNQPKLQINAQNCIHCKTCDIKDPEQNIIWEAPEGGGGPNYSGM, encoded by the coding sequence ATGGAACAAGAGACAATGGAGTATGATGTAATTATTGTTGGTGCTGGACCTTCTGGTTTGTCTGCCGCTATAAAATTAAAACAATTAGCTATTCAAAATAACAAAACAATTTCTGTCTGTATATTAGAAAAAGGTGCACAGGTAGGTTCGCATATTCTTTCAGGGGCTGTATTAGAACCTAAAACATTAAAGGCCTTACTACCAGACAAATGGGAGCAAGCACCCCTGGATACACCTGTTTCTGAAGATAGATTTTATTATCTTACAAAGAAGAGAGCTTTTCGTTTACCTACTCCCCGATTGATGCGAAATAAAGCAAATAATTACATTATTAGCCTCGAGGAATTATGCCAATTTTTAGCCAAAGAAGCCGAGTCTTTAGGCTGTGAAATCTATCCAGGCTTTCCCGCAAGTCAAATTTTATATAATGACGAAGGGAAAGTCATTGGCGTAGCAACAGGAGATGTCGGACGCGATAAGGAAAAAAACCCCAAATCCAATTTTCAACCAGGCATGCGGCTGCTGGCCAAACAAACTTTATTGGCTGAAGGCTGTCGTGGTCAACTAAGCCAAAATCTTATGCACCGGTTTAATTTGAGAAAAAATGTCAATCCGCAAACGTACGGCATAGGAATTAAAGAAATTTGGACTATCCCTCCTGAACAACATCAATTAGGCAAAGTCATTCATACTTTCGGTTGGCCGCTTGATCATTCTACCTATGGAGGCTCTTTTGTTTACTTTTTTTCAAAAAATCGGGTTTCTATTGGCTATGTGGTCGGTTTAGACTATAAAAATCCCTGGCTGAACCCCTTTGATGAAACCCAACGATTTAAGACGCATCCCTTTATTCGCAAAATACTCCAAGGCGGAGAACGAATTGAATATGGCGCCAGAGCCATTAATGAAGGCGGCTGGCAATCTTTACCGAAATTAACTTTCCCTGGAGGCGCCCTAATAGGCGATGCTGCTGGATTTTTAAATGTGCCTAAAATAAAAGGAATTCACATGGTGATGCAGTCGGGTATACTTGCCGCCGAATCCTGTTTTGAGTCCCTGAGTAAAGATAACGATAACGTCATTGAAATCATAAACTATCCTTCGGCAGTGAAAAATAATTGGTTAGGGGAAGAACTATACTCTGTTCGCAATATACGACCTGGTTTTCGTTACGGGCTCACTTTTGGCTTACTGAATGCGGCATTTGAAACATATATTTCTTTTGGAAAATCTCCCTGGACATTAAAAAATCATGCTGATCACTCTACGCTTCAATTAGCAGAAAAGGCGAAAAAGATTGAATATCCTAAACCGGATAACGTCTTAACTTTCGATCGTTTATCTTCTGTTTACCTATCCAATACCTTTCATGAAGAAGATCAACCGTGCCATTTAAAATTACGGGATCCCAAATTGGCTATTGAAGTTAATTATAAAAAATTTGCCTCTCCTGAAACGCGTTATTGCCCTGCAGCTGTTTACGAAATTGTTTATGTAGATAACCAGCCAAAATTGCAAATAAATGCACAAAACTGCATCCACTGTAAAACATGTGATATTAAAGACCCGGAGCAAAACATCATTTGGGAAGCACCCGAAGGCGGAGGAGGACCGAATTATTCAGGAATGTAA
- a CDS encoding DUF488 family protein, translated as MHILYTIGHSNRKFPDFLSLLKQYKINRVIDVRTIPKSRFVPWTNEKQLEKNLEKENIEYMHFPQLGGLRTPCANSVNLGWRNKSFRGYADYMQTDDFFIALKELNRLLKKDRVAIMCAEAVPWRCHRSLIADAELSRGIKVIHIISDKSSQEHVLTSFAVVDDKSTPIRVIYPLENKKNPQQGDLL; from the coding sequence GTGCATATACTCTATACAATTGGACATTCCAACCGTAAATTTCCCGATTTTCTATCATTACTTAAACAATATAAAATCAATCGGGTAATAGATGTGCGAACTATCCCCAAGTCCCGTTTTGTACCGTGGACAAATGAGAAACAGCTAGAAAAAAATTTAGAAAAGGAAAATATAGAATACATGCATTTTCCACAATTAGGAGGATTGCGCACTCCCTGCGCTAATTCAGTTAATTTAGGCTGGCGTAATAAAAGTTTTAGAGGTTATGCTGATTATATGCAAACGGATGATTTTTTTATTGCGTTAAAAGAATTAAACAGACTGCTAAAAAAAGACAGAGTGGCAATAATGTGCGCTGAAGCAGTTCCCTGGCGTTGTCATCGCTCATTAATTGCAGATGCTGAATTATCTCGAGGGATTAAGGTTATCCATATTATTAGCGACAAAAGTAGTCAAGAGCATGTTCTTACCTCATTTGCCGTTGTGGATGATAAATCAACGCCTATCCGAGTTATTTATCCGCTAGAAAATAAAAAAAATCCCCAACAAGGGGATTTACTGTAA
- a CDS encoding PRC-barrel domain-containing protein: MELVRANEDVIGKSIENPQGESLGEIEELMLDKVAGTVEYVVVSFGGFLGLGEKLFAMPWSIFNYNKERECFVITVDKEKLENAPGFDRDHWPDISSPTWTASINNYYGIRPHH; encoded by the coding sequence ATGGAACTTGTCAGAGCAAATGAAGATGTAATTGGAAAAAGTATTGAAAATCCACAAGGCGAAAGCTTAGGCGAAATCGAAGAGCTTATGTTAGATAAGGTAGCAGGAACCGTTGAGTATGTGGTGGTTTCGTTTGGAGGATTTCTTGGACTGGGTGAAAAATTATTTGCGATGCCCTGGTCTATTTTCAATTACAATAAAGAGCGTGAATGCTTCGTAATTACTGTTGACAAAGAAAAATTAGAAAATGCGCCAGGGTTTGATAGGGATCATTGGCCAGATATTTCAAGTCCTACCTGGACTGCATCAATTAACAATTATTACGGAATTAGACCCCATCACTAA
- a CDS encoding low affinity iron permease family protein: MNKVKKRTPRKIEKKSSEGIQFYKIAKKTADILGNFWSFLISVLFCFLWLISGPYFNYSDTWQLVINTSTTVITFLMVFIIQNTQNRDTQILNLKLDELIKALRSADNLTLDLEELSEEELKELLDKYKQLRDKKTGK, encoded by the coding sequence ATGAACAAAGTGAAAAAACGCACGCCTAGAAAAATAGAAAAAAAGAGCTCGGAAGGAATTCAATTTTATAAAATCGCTAAAAAAACCGCGGATATTTTAGGTAATTTTTGGAGCTTTCTAATATCTGTATTATTTTGTTTTTTATGGTTAATTTCCGGCCCGTATTTTAATTATTCTGATACCTGGCAATTAGTTATTAATACATCAACTACGGTTATTACCTTTTTAATGGTCTTTATTATTCAAAATACACAAAATAGAGATACCCAGATACTTAACCTTAAGTTAGACGAGCTAATTAAGGCTTTGCGATCAGCGGACAACCTCACTTTAGATTTAGAAGAGTTATCCGAAGAAGAGTTAAAAGAATTGCTGGATAAATATAAACAATTAAGAGATAAAAAAACTGGAAAATAA
- a CDS encoding gamma-glutamyl-gamma-aminobutyrate hydrolase family protein (Members of this family of hydrolases with an active site Cys residue belong to MEROPS family C26.), which produces MNRKTNNTTPFLYNFANEPRKIGFEIEYVGLSIDKLGENLKITATEENRLIQAFEDLTRVFYLGLQFHPEFLIYKMVFLRIFKVFIKTSRQGI; this is translated from the coding sequence GTGAATAGGAAAACGAATAACACCACGCCATTTTTATATAATTTTGCCAATGAACCGCGAAAGATTGGTTTTGAAATTGAATATGTGGGTTTATCTATTGATAAGCTAGGTGAGAACTTAAAGATTACAGCCACAGAAGAGAATAGATTAATTCAAGCTTTTGAAGATCTTACTCGTGTATTTTATCTTGGATTACAGTTTCATCCTGAGTTTTTAATTTATAAAATGGTATTTTTACGGATATTTAAAGTATTTATTAAAACGTCTAGACAAGGGATTTAA
- a CDS encoding DUF2971 domain-containing protein, giving the protein MRGKEKDACILYHYTSHNTLYEIVTTKALIASHVYYLNDSHEIKYGMSHFTELLDELSKEKKYACYSILFEQIYGWLKSIKKNPPFIFSFSLSEKGNLLSQWRAYTPCGIGVSIGFKKHDLDKYAAKHALSLMKCIYNKEEQLKEVNHVLNSILQLFDEHKPSFSKRKLEEDPKFLKLLNHFKVLLLNTFIQIKDPVFYEEREWRLVSKVYEDALSKEIKFRSSKTTLIPYILFDIKNLRKDGTLFEHVYVGPSPNFDLLYPAIVALLTNTHACQSTLNAIIPYREI; this is encoded by the coding sequence ATGCGAGGTAAAGAAAAGGATGCGTGCATTCTTTATCACTATACCAGTCATAATACATTATATGAGATAGTTACTACCAAGGCGTTAATCGCTTCTCACGTCTATTATTTAAACGACTCCCATGAGATAAAATATGGTATGAGCCACTTTACTGAACTTTTAGATGAGTTGAGTAAAGAAAAAAAATACGCGTGTTATTCTATTTTATTCGAGCAAATTTATGGGTGGCTTAAATCAATTAAAAAAAATCCGCCGTTTATTTTTTCATTTTCTCTATCTGAGAAGGGGAATTTATTAAGTCAATGGCGAGCTTATACACCTTGTGGAATTGGTGTAAGTATCGGGTTTAAGAAACACGACTTAGATAAATATGCCGCAAAGCATGCGCTTTCTTTAATGAAATGTATTTATAATAAAGAGGAGCAATTAAAAGAAGTAAATCATGTTTTAAACTCTATTCTACAGTTATTTGATGAGCACAAACCCTCTTTTTCAAAACGAAAGCTTGAGGAGGATCCAAAGTTTTTAAAACTTTTAAATCATTTTAAAGTACTATTGTTAAATACGTTTATTCAGATTAAAGACCCAGTATTTTATGAGGAAAGAGAGTGGCGTTTGGTGAGTAAAGTTTATGAAGACGCTCTTAGTAAAGAGATAAAATTTAGAAGCAGTAAAACCACACTAATTCCTTATATATTATTCGATATAAAAAACTTACGCAAAGATGGCACTTTATTTGAACATGTCTATGTAGGTCCTTCCCCCAACTTTGATTTGCTTTACCCAGCCATTGTTGCATTATTAACAAATACTCATGCTTGCCAATCAACATTAAACGCAATTATACCGTATAGAGAAATTTAA
- a CDS encoding patatin-like phospholipase family protein: MCSATVAPHGNNPFADRFNDLPKKPKNRFPRVAYVMQGGGALGAYQFGAIKGLMEAGYEPDWIAATSIGALQAAIIVGNPPEKRLEKLEQFWGMIAPVRQFDYLGQQDETLDWYNIFCASSAVLFGQPHFFYPRLLTGTFPTIGNPSQLSYYSTQPLRETLLELVDFDLLNSCPIRLSLGAVQISNGHLIYFNNINYRIEVEHVMASAALPPGFPAIEIEGEYYWDGGVHSNSPLEVILEAIPAEDTLCFLMDCFGGPHFLPENMNEVEERRKDISYSTHAQRTIYNYLLRQRLRHSVLELGKLLTPEQKEQHVDLLDVGYPHHCTLVHLLYSQHIVKAGSKDYNFGHETFKKRFDTGYFDVQTILKEEEKWGFVPRNKKSRLYECPNNGNTLLHKLRKELL, encoded by the coding sequence ATGTGTTCAGCTACAGTAGCACCTCACGGAAATAATCCATTTGCAGATCGTTTTAATGATTTACCCAAAAAGCCAAAAAACAGATTTCCCCGAGTAGCCTATGTAATGCAGGGGGGTGGTGCCCTGGGAGCTTATCAATTTGGTGCAATAAAAGGTCTGATGGAAGCGGGATATGAACCTGACTGGATTGCTGCCACTTCTATTGGAGCATTACAAGCTGCTATTATTGTTGGTAACCCTCCGGAAAAAAGGCTAGAAAAACTCGAACAATTTTGGGGGATGATTGCACCAGTACGCCAATTTGATTATTTGGGCCAACAGGATGAAACCCTGGATTGGTATAATATTTTTTGTGCTTCTTCTGCGGTTCTTTTTGGACAGCCCCATTTTTTTTACCCCCGATTGTTAACAGGAACTTTTCCAACTATCGGAAATCCTTCCCAATTAAGTTATTACAGTACGCAACCCTTAAGAGAAACACTTTTAGAGTTAGTTGATTTTGATTTGCTCAACTCGTGCCCGATTCGTTTAAGTTTGGGGGCGGTGCAAATTAGTAACGGGCACCTTATTTATTTTAATAATATAAACTATCGCATAGAAGTTGAGCATGTGATGGCTAGCGCTGCATTACCTCCAGGATTTCCGGCTATTGAAATTGAGGGTGAGTATTACTGGGATGGAGGCGTACATTCCAATTCCCCCTTGGAAGTTATTTTGGAAGCTATTCCAGCAGAGGACACTTTATGCTTTTTAATGGATTGTTTTGGAGGGCCTCATTTTTTACCAGAAAACATGAATGAGGTGGAAGAAAGGAGGAAAGATATAAGCTATAGCACCCATGCACAGCGAACGATTTACAATTATTTATTAAGACAACGCTTACGTCACTCCGTCTTAGAGCTCGGGAAACTTTTAACCCCCGAACAAAAAGAGCAGCATGTTGATTTATTAGACGTAGGCTATCCCCATCATTGCACCCTTGTTCATTTACTCTACAGCCAACATATTGTTAAAGCCGGTTCTAAAGATTATAACTTTGGACATGAAACATTTAAGAAACGCTTTGATACAGGTTATTTTGACGTACAAACTATTCTAAAAGAGGAGGAAAAATGGGGTTTTGTTCCCAGAAATAAGAAAAGCCGTTTGTACGAGTGTCCTAATAATGGAAACACCTTGCTGCATAAACTTCGTAAAGAGTTATTGTGA
- a CDS encoding 3-hydroxybutyrate dehydrogenase, with protein sequence MRLKNKVAIVTGAASGIGKEIAELYAKEGAKVAIADLNYENANQAAQQIISQGGTALAVAMNVTDEEQVENGVNTVVKQFGSVDVLVSNAGIQIIESVDKFAFSDWKKLLAIHLDGAFLTTRACLKHMYAANKGGSIIYMGSVHSKEASLLKAPYVTAKHGLLGLCKVVAKEGAAHGVRANVICPGFVRTPLVEKQIPEQAKELKISEEDVIKKIMLKDTVDGEFTTTDDVAQTALFFASFPTNALTGQSLVVSHGWFME encoded by the coding sequence ATGCGCTTAAAAAATAAAGTTGCAATTGTAACAGGTGCGGCCAGTGGAATAGGCAAAGAAATTGCAGAGTTATATGCTAAAGAAGGGGCTAAAGTAGCTATTGCTGATTTAAATTATGAAAATGCCAATCAAGCTGCGCAGCAGATTATTAGCCAGGGTGGTACAGCCCTGGCTGTAGCTATGAATGTGACTGATGAAGAACAAGTTGAAAACGGAGTTAATACGGTAGTGAAGCAATTTGGTAGCGTAGACGTCCTTGTCAGTAATGCCGGTATTCAAATTATAGAGTCCGTCGATAAGTTCGCTTTTTCCGATTGGAAAAAGTTATTGGCGATTCACTTGGACGGTGCTTTTTTAACTACCAGGGCCTGCTTAAAACACATGTACGCCGCGAATAAAGGCGGAAGTATAATCTACATGGGTTCTGTACATTCTAAAGAAGCCTCACTTCTCAAAGCTCCCTATGTTACTGCGAAACATGGCTTATTAGGACTATGTAAAGTCGTGGCGAAAGAAGGTGCAGCGCATGGGGTAAGAGCCAATGTGATTTGTCCTGGATTTGTACGCACCCCCTTGGTAGAAAAACAAATTCCTGAGCAAGCAAAAGAATTAAAAATTAGTGAGGAAGATGTCATTAAAAAAATTATGTTAAAGGACACAGTGGATGGAGAATTTACTACCACCGATGATGTAGCCCAAACTGCACTCTTTTTCGCCTCTTTCCCAACAAACGCATTAACAGGGCAATCTTTGGTGGTTAGCCATGGTTGGTTTATGGAGTAA
- a CDS encoding acetoacetate decarboxylase: MKESDVKNKAFAMPIYRPSYPPGPYRFINREFFIISYETDMDILKEVVPAPLEVTEPIVKFEFIRMPDSTGFGDYTESGQVIPVRFNGQPGSYSHAMYLDDLPPIAGGREIWGFPKKMASPCLRVEKETLLGTLDYDSCRIATATMGYKYRSLDQKKIAESMAGKNYLLKIIPHVDGSVRICELVEYQLTDINVKGAWDGPAAIELFQHAMAPVADLPVKRVISAIHIQSDLTLPYGRVVHDYLK, encoded by the coding sequence ATGAAGGAATCCGATGTTAAAAATAAGGCATTTGCCATGCCTATTTACCGACCAAGCTATCCGCCGGGCCCTTACCGTTTCATTAACCGAGAGTTTTTTATCATCAGCTATGAAACAGATATGGATATTTTAAAAGAAGTAGTGCCTGCTCCATTGGAAGTTACTGAGCCCATTGTGAAATTTGAGTTTATTAGAATGCCTGACTCCACCGGATTTGGTGATTACACGGAGTCAGGGCAAGTTATCCCCGTACGTTTTAATGGGCAACCCGGAAGTTACTCTCATGCAATGTATCTAGATGATTTACCTCCCATTGCAGGAGGGAGAGAGATTTGGGGGTTTCCTAAAAAAATGGCAAGTCCATGCCTTCGTGTGGAGAAAGAAACTCTTTTGGGTACCCTGGATTACGATAGCTGTCGAATCGCCACCGCTACCATGGGGTATAAGTATCGTAGTCTCGATCAAAAGAAAATTGCAGAATCGATGGCAGGTAAAAACTATTTACTGAAGATAATACCACATGTTGATGGCAGCGTACGTATATGTGAACTCGTCGAATATCAATTAACTGATATCAATGTGAAAGGCGCTTGGGATGGTCCAGCTGCGATTGAGCTCTTTCAGCATGCAATGGCGCCTGTAGCAGACTTGCCAGTCAAAAGAGTCATCAGTGCTATTCACATACAAAGCGATTTAACTTTGCCCTACGGGCGAGTGGTTCATGATTATTTAAAATAG
- the tldD gene encoding metalloprotease TldD, with protein sequence MKLALNIAKDLLLKPASLDESSLEKLIKSMTKHNIDDADLYFQTCSYESWFLEDSEVKSGSYSIDRGVGVRAVCGEKTGYAYCDDILLPALERAANAARSIAYTGQQATQTLKVTSSPIARYQDINPIEGMSKQEKIKLLEMIDREARRIDPRVIQVNASLSGCYEVVMVAGMQGQMVADVRPLVSIQVNVIVEEKGRREAGRSGGGGRVPYTYFLEKEKALHYAREAVREALVNLNAGPAPAGLMPVVLGPGWPGVLLHEAVGHGLEGDFNRKGLSAFSGKIGQQVAAKGVTVVDDGTLPNRRGSLTVDDEGTPSQCTTLIDDGVLVNYMQDKMNAKLMGMQPTGNCRRESYAHVPMPRMTNTYMLAGKHDPQEIIQSVKNGLYAVNFGGGQVDITSGQFVFTASEAYLIENGKITRPVKGATLIGNGPEVMKQISMIGNDLALDDGIGVCGKDGQSVPVGVGQPTLKIDALTVGGTSTE encoded by the coding sequence ATGAAGTTAGCATTAAATATTGCCAAAGATTTATTACTGAAACCGGCATCATTGGATGAGTCAAGTTTGGAAAAACTAATCAAGAGTATGACCAAACATAATATAGATGATGCTGATTTATATTTTCAAACGTGCAGCTATGAATCCTGGTTTCTGGAAGATTCGGAGGTAAAGAGTGGAAGTTATTCTATTGACCGTGGTGTAGGCGTACGTGCTGTTTGCGGTGAAAAAACAGGTTATGCTTATTGTGACGATATATTACTCCCTGCTCTTGAGCGGGCGGCGAATGCGGCACGCTCTATTGCTTATACTGGACAACAAGCAACGCAAACCTTAAAAGTGACTAGTTCGCCGATTGCGCGTTATCAAGATATTAACCCGATAGAAGGGATGAGCAAGCAAGAGAAAATTAAATTACTAGAAATGATAGATAGAGAAGCACGGCGAATAGACCCCCGCGTAATCCAAGTCAATGCTTCTTTAAGTGGATGCTATGAAGTGGTAATGGTAGCGGGTATGCAAGGTCAAATGGTAGCGGATGTTAGACCGCTTGTGAGCATTCAAGTCAATGTAATTGTGGAAGAAAAAGGAAGAAGAGAGGCAGGGCGCTCTGGCGGGGGTGGAAGGGTTCCTTACACTTACTTTCTCGAAAAAGAGAAAGCCCTTCACTATGCCAGGGAAGCAGTGCGTGAAGCATTAGTAAATTTAAACGCCGGGCCTGCTCCCGCCGGGTTAATGCCGGTAGTCCTGGGACCCGGTTGGCCTGGTGTTTTACTGCACGAAGCAGTCGGCCATGGGTTAGAGGGAGACTTTAATCGTAAAGGATTATCTGCATTTTCTGGGAAAATAGGCCAACAAGTTGCGGCAAAAGGGGTAACTGTTGTAGATGATGGTACTTTGCCTAATCGAAGAGGCTCTTTAACCGTAGACGATGAAGGGACACCTTCCCAATGCACTACATTGATTGATGATGGGGTATTAGTGAATTATATGCAGGATAAGATGAATGCCAAACTGATGGGTATGCAACCCACTGGCAATTGTCGCAGAGAATCTTACGCACACGTCCCTATGCCTAGAATGACGAATACCTATATGTTGGCCGGAAAGCATGATCCGCAAGAAATTATTCAATCCGTCAAAAATGGTTTATATGCAGTTAATTTTGGCGGTGGACAAGTTGATATTACCTCTGGGCAATTCGTGTTTACCGCGAGTGAAGCCTATCTTATCGAAAATGGAAAGATTACAAGACCTGTTAAAGGGGCTACTTTAATAGGAAATGGACCTGAGGTAATGAAACAAATAAGTATGATAGGAAATGATTTAGCTTTAGATGATGGAATTGGGGTTTGCGGGAAAGACGGACAATCAGTACCTGTTGGAGTGGGACAGCCAACGTTGAAGATTGATGCTTTAACGGTAGGGGGGACCTCTACGGAGTAA
- a CDS encoding carbon-nitrogen hydrolase family protein, with translation MGKIGVAQMVSTVNVEKNLQKVEDFFHIAKTEAVDLILLPENFAFMGLKETDKFTVAESYGSGPIQDKIKDLAAKFGIWVIAGTIPIKTASERVNASCLVYDHRGDCVARYNKIHLFDVTVSEKESHQESLTVEPGNEVVVVDTPVGKIGLSVCYDLRFPELYQQLVIKGAEILSVPSAFTAITGIAHWEVLLRARAIENLCYVLAPNQGGVHENGRHTYGHSMIVEPWGKVVMEKENGTGILIADIDLERLHRLRKDFPCNNHHKFRIAI, from the coding sequence ATGGGGAAAATCGGCGTTGCACAGATGGTATCCACTGTTAATGTAGAAAAAAACTTACAAAAAGTGGAAGATTTTTTTCACATAGCTAAAACAGAAGCCGTGGATTTAATTTTATTGCCGGAAAATTTTGCTTTTATGGGACTTAAAGAGACGGATAAATTTACTGTTGCTGAATCTTATGGCAGTGGTCCAATACAAGATAAAATTAAAGATTTAGCTGCTAAATTTGGAATTTGGGTTATCGCGGGGACAATCCCGATTAAAACCGCAAGTGAGCGCGTGAATGCAAGCTGTTTGGTTTATGATCATAGAGGCGATTGTGTGGCCCGATATAACAAAATCCACTTATTTGATGTTACTGTCTCGGAGAAAGAATCTCATCAAGAATCTCTAACCGTTGAGCCGGGCAATGAAGTCGTGGTGGTCGATACGCCAGTTGGAAAAATTGGTCTTAGTGTGTGCTACGACTTGCGTTTTCCAGAGTTATATCAACAATTAGTAATAAAGGGCGCGGAAATATTATCTGTCCCTTCGGCTTTTACTGCAATAACAGGTATTGCCCACTGGGAAGTATTATTGCGAGCCAGAGCCATAGAAAACCTTTGCTACGTTTTAGCACCCAATCAAGGAGGTGTTCATGAAAATGGTAGGCATACCTATGGACATAGTATGATTGTGGAGCCTTGGGGGAAGGTAGTCATGGAGAAGGAAAATGGAACAGGCATTCTAATAGCTGATATAGACTTAGAACGTTTACATCGTTTAAGAAAGGACTTCCCCTGCAATAATCATCATAAATTTAGGATAGCTATATGA
- a CDS encoding Bax inhibitor-1/YccA family protein, protein MNRNSVSVIHRTESVLATNKVLRNTYLLLGLTFLFSALCAFIAFSTNARPMNPLLFIVGAYGLMFLTSALRNSAAGLLAVFAFTGFMGYALGPILSFYIANFANGPQLVGTALGATGLIFFALSGYALVSRKDFSYLGGFLFAASMVALLAIIASIFFPIPALSLGISAAFVLISSGLILLQTSQIIHGGETNYILATVTLFVSIYNLFISLLNLLGAFSGRDN, encoded by the coding sequence ATGAATAGAAACAGTGTTTCCGTTATACACAGAACGGAGTCGGTATTAGCCACTAATAAAGTACTACGTAATACCTACTTGTTACTTGGTTTAACCTTCTTATTTAGTGCTCTTTGTGCCTTTATAGCTTTTTCTACAAATGCACGTCCAATGAACCCCCTTTTGTTTATTGTGGGCGCTTATGGTCTCATGTTCCTAACCAGTGCTTTACGCAATAGTGCCGCCGGTTTACTTGCTGTTTTTGCTTTTACCGGTTTTATGGGCTATGCCTTAGGTCCTATTCTTAGCTTTTATATTGCAAATTTTGCAAATGGTCCACAATTAGTAGGTACCGCATTAGGGGCGACAGGTCTCATTTTCTTTGCATTATCAGGGTATGCATTGGTAAGCCGTAAAGATTTTAGCTATCTTGGTGGCTTTCTTTTTGCTGCTTCCATGGTTGCATTACTAGCAATTATTGCCAGCATTTTCTTCCCTATTCCTGCGTTGTCTCTGGGAATATCTGCCGCTTTTGTATTAATTTCCTCTGGTCTTATTCTCTTACAGACTAGCCAAATTATCCATGGTGGAGAAACAAATTACATTTTAGCTACCGTCACCTTATTCGTTTCTATCTACAACTTGTTCATTAGCCTGCTTAATCTTTTAGGCGCTTTTTCTGGTAGAGACAATTAA